Proteins found in one Sulfurimonas sp. genomic segment:
- a CDS encoding TonB-dependent receptor, whose translation MKKITAISAVCALAISAYASDLGTIKVESSTIDDKFENKKSEVSSTTTISGERVDKEHVENLQQILQSIPGITTESSTGDTLKIHLRGVENQMYMGEKPGVAVVIDGVPVFERTGKVNIDLDNIESVKVIKGGASYLFGDDALSGAVIITTKRGAKYNHNYGAVEVGSDGYKKAVARTGYANDDLSFHVQASTRSADGYHEDSDYDTKYLNGKLQYYIDDSSDINLGVEYSEREKDSHGTVGGGLEALTNPESIYLGDQQSRDYTRGYDVELLKAFLTYSKDFDHGANLLVNTYIYTDTTEFMSAPQTKDSSGNTDLTLTDDNYVYDNHYEQTQKGVKGEYRDSFNSSAALVGVDLRANEYENKTTFRAAQALVVYGGPMAGVYPDYYQPGDFKSNNKTDENVYAVYGEYKYAFTNSFSATANLRYDKIKLDYTDSEANDLNKDFSVYSYRLGLNYQMSDNSTLFANYSTGFRAPTISQLFAGDVSTWGSTINNPNLKPEESLNYEIGVRALANNIKYEASIFQLDRKDFIMRTSGNYGDTDTTDMWDNVGGARHRGLELSTMGEITDSLSFNMAYTYLRAKYTNYRNFGITLGSDVYFPVFTPAPVMTYDVTGNTIPRTSKHTVNLIMDYKATKELSFMTEVNAKSKYYADDLNQIEIGGHATLNLMATYNSKLGMFDTSFFVRADNVLDKQYYTSARSSSDRNEDGLFNSEDLSITVNPGRVLTAGLSAKF comes from the coding sequence ATGAAAAAAATAACAGCTATATCAGCCGTATGTGCACTTGCTATTAGCGCATATGCATCAGACTTGGGAACGATTAAAGTAGAGTCATCAACAATTGATGATAAATTTGAGAATAAAAAAAGTGAAGTTTCAAGTACAACTACAATTAGTGGAGAAAGAGTTGATAAAGAACATGTTGAAAATCTTCAACAAATTCTACAGTCAATTCCTGGTATAACTACTGAATCATCTACTGGTGATACTTTAAAAATACACTTAAGAGGTGTAGAAAACCAAATGTATATGGGTGAAAAACCGGGTGTTGCAGTTGTAATTGACGGTGTACCTGTTTTTGAGAGAACTGGTAAAGTAAATATAGACCTTGACAATATTGAAAGCGTAAAAGTTATAAAAGGTGGAGCATCTTATCTATTTGGTGATGACGCATTATCTGGTGCCGTGATTATTACAACAAAAAGAGGTGCAAAATATAACCACAACTATGGTGCAGTTGAAGTCGGAAGTGATGGATATAAAAAAGCTGTTGCAAGAACAGGATATGCAAATGATGATTTAAGTTTTCACGTTCAAGCGAGTACAAGATCTGCTGATGGATATCATGAAGATTCAGACTATGATACAAAATATCTAAATGGTAAATTACAATACTATATAGATGATAGTTCTGATATCAACCTTGGTGTAGAGTATTCTGAGAGAGAAAAAGACTCACACGGTACTGTTGGCGGTGGTCTTGAAGCTTTAACAAACCCTGAATCTATTTACCTTGGTGATCAGCAAAGTCGTGACTATACAAGAGGATATGATGTTGAACTATTAAAAGCATTCTTAACATATTCAAAAGACTTTGACCATGGTGCGAATCTTTTGGTAAATACTTACATCTATACAGACACTACAGAGTTTATGTCTGCTCCTCAGACTAAAGACTCTAGTGGTAATACAGATCTTACATTAACAGATGACAATTACGTATATGACAACCACTATGAACAAACTCAAAAAGGTGTAAAAGGTGAGTATAGAGATTCATTTAACAGTTCAGCTGCACTAGTTGGTGTTGATTTACGTGCAAATGAGTATGAAAATAAAACTACATTTAGAGCTGCTCAAGCATTAGTAGTTTACGGCGGACCTATGGCTGGTGTATATCCTGACTATTATCAACCTGGTGACTTTAAAAGCAACAATAAAACTGATGAAAACGTATATGCAGTGTATGGAGAATATAAATATGCATTTACTAACTCTTTTAGTGCTACTGCAAACTTAAGATATGACAAGATAAAACTTGACTATACTGATTCAGAAGCAAATGATTTAAATAAAGATTTTTCAGTGTATTCATACAGACTTGGTCTTAACTACCAAATGAGTGATAACTCTACACTATTTGCAAACTATTCTACAGGTTTTCGCGCACCTACAATCTCTCAACTTTTTGCAGGTGATGTAAGTACATGGGGTTCAACTATAAATAATCCGAATCTAAAACCGGAAGAATCACTCAACTATGAAATCGGTGTAAGAGCATTAGCAAACAATATCAAATACGAAGCTTCAATCTTCCAGCTAGATAGAAAAGACTTTATTATGAGAACTTCTGGAAACTATGGTGATACTGATACTACAGATATGTGGGATAATGTAGGTGGAGCTAGACATAGAGGTTTAGAGCTATCAACTATGGGAGAGATTACCGATTCTTTATCTTTTAATATGGCATATACTTATTTAAGAGCTAAATATACTAACTATAGAAACTTTGGTATCACATTGGGTTCAGATGTATACTTCCCTGTTTTTACACCTGCACCTGTAATGACTTATGATGTAACTGGAAATACAATCCCTAGAACATCTAAACATACTGTAAACCTAATTATGGACTACAAAGCTACAAAAGAGCTTTCTTTTATGACTGAAGTAAATGCAAAAAGCAAATATTATGCAGATGATCTAAACCAAATTGAGATTGGTGGTCATGCTACACTAAACCTTATGGCTACGTATAATAGTAAACTTGGTATGTTTGATACTAGCTTCTTTGTAAGAGCTGACAATGTTTTAGATAAACAATATTACACTTCAGCAAGAAGTAGTTCTGATAGAAATGAAGACGGTTTATTTAATTCTGAAGATTTATCTATTACGGTTAATCCTGGAAGAGTATTAACTGCCGGACTTTCTGCAAAATTTTAG
- a CDS encoding nitrous oxide reductase accessory protein NosL: protein MIEINNNRDKNDIFGMPVLGFIFKNQNFLMFVRILVLGLFLYGIYLGFEVQTKENTFTRYLFWGLFWSLFMVVTLATFGRIFCGICPHGFIGKYLTRYGLKKEMPKWLKNPWWGLMLIIIGWWGVYYMYPGFFKAPFATAMLFTVLTLIAFLMFYLYKDMEYCKNICPIGSLTKAFHRISFTWLGSYKSDCGDCKTFDCAKACTYNLKPFTFDKKNSMEDCSLCMDCSAACEGISFKMVKPGKSLYQKFKIDKIEVWTYILIAAAISITMSFHHGLGRSKAAEFMPWTKAANWFENTFGAVSFDLVGLFAFMFSNLLVLFFVLSGMFIASKALKADYSKTFYTLGYAFAPIFVIGGLSHLLHSFFTHTYANIANGFLYGFGIEGHVENLATRKDAWLSIFSYFPYIAAIWAFYILYTRVNLFEASKKAKTVAYIFASLLIVFFLSLNLFRIYAMHTYGKATSGHSHHGEHPNSTAKMFQSVSPNKAIILQKGENAKSCSQCGMKLPMFYKTNHAATDSKGEVKQYCSIHCMLDHKHSEATTSEKVVDTISLTFIDARSAFYVVDSSKKGTMSKISKYAFSTKEKAEAFAKENGGKIMCYKDALKVAEQDF from the coding sequence ATGATCGAAATAAATAATAATCGCGATAAAAATGATATATTCGGCATGCCCGTTCTTGGGTTTATCTTTAAAAACCAAAACTTTCTTATGTTTGTAAGAATTCTAGTTCTTGGACTTTTTTTATACGGAATATACCTTGGCTTTGAGGTACAAACAAAAGAGAATACTTTTACACGTTACCTTTTTTGGGGACTGTTTTGGTCACTTTTTATGGTAGTAACTCTAGCTACATTTGGTCGTATCTTTTGCGGTATCTGTCCTCATGGATTTATAGGAAAGTATCTAACTAGATATGGACTTAAAAAAGAGATGCCTAAATGGCTAAAAAATCCTTGGTGGGGTTTAATGCTTATTATAATTGGCTGGTGGGGAGTTTACTATATGTACCCTGGCTTTTTTAAAGCTCCTTTTGCAACAGCGATGCTGTTTACCGTACTAACTTTAATAGCATTTTTAATGTTTTATCTTTATAAAGATATGGAATATTGTAAAAATATCTGTCCAATAGGTTCTTTAACAAAAGCATTTCACCGTATATCTTTTACATGGCTTGGTTCATATAAAAGCGATTGTGGTGATTGTAAAACTTTTGATTGTGCAAAAGCTTGTACATATAATCTAAAACCTTTTACTTTTGATAAAAAGAACTCTATGGAAGACTGTTCTTTATGTATGGATTGTAGTGCAGCTTGTGAAGGTATTAGTTTTAAAATGGTAAAACCTGGAAAGTCTTTATATCAAAAATTTAAAATTGATAAGATAGAAGTTTGGACATATATACTTATAGCTGCAGCAATTTCAATTACAATGAGCTTTCATCATGGTTTAGGTAGAAGTAAAGCAGCTGAATTTATGCCTTGGACTAAAGCGGCAAACTGGTTTGAAAACACTTTTGGTGCAGTTAGTTTTGATCTTGTCGGCTTATTTGCATTTATGTTCTCAAATTTACTTGTTTTATTTTTTGTGCTCTCTGGAATGTTTATAGCTTCAAAAGCTCTAAAAGCCGATTATTCTAAAACTTTTTATACTCTTGGGTATGCATTTGCACCAATCTTTGTAATTGGCGGATTATCACACCTGTTACATAGTTTCTTTACACATACATATGCAAATATTGCAAACGGTTTTTTATACGGCTTTGGAATTGAAGGTCATGTTGAAAACTTGGCGACACGTAAAGATGCTTGGCTTTCAATCTTTAGTTACTTTCCTTACATAGCTGCTATATGGGCATTTTATATTTTATATACACGTGTGAATCTGTTTGAAGCAAGTAAAAAGGCAAAAACTGTAGCCTATATATTTGCTTCACTTTTAATCGTATTCTTTTTATCTCTTAACTTATTTAGAATCTATGCAATGCACACATACGGAAAAGCAACATCAGGGCACTCTCACCATGGTGAACATCCTAACAGCACAGCTAAAATGTTCCAAAGTGTAAGTCCAAATAAAGCGATCATCTTACAAAAAGGTGAGAATGCCAAATCTTGTTCACAATGTGGTATGAAGCTACCTATGTTTTACAAAACTAATCATGCAGCAACTGATTCAAAAGGAGAAGTAAAACAATACTGCTCTATTCATTGTATGCTGGATCATAAGCACAGTGAAGCAACAACAAGTGAGAAAGTTGTAGATACTATCAGCTTAACATTCATAGATGCGAGATCTGCATTTTATGTAGTAGATAGCAGTAAGAAAGGTACTATGAGTAAAATTAGCAAATATGCATTTAGTACAAAAGAAAAAGCTGAAGCATTTGCCAAAGAAAATGGTGGTAAAATTATGTGCTATAAAGATGCTCTCAAGGTAGCTGAGCAAGATTTTTAA
- the exbB gene encoding TonB-system energizer ExbB, whose translation MDIELLKTIVDYGIIGLLGLMSFIALWFWIERIMFYKKVDVSKYNTKEALEIDVTNNINIISTFGSNAPYIGLLGTVFGIIITFYAMGQSGDLDAKMIMTSLALALKATAMGLLVAIPSIIFYNHLSRKIEVILAKYDIHQKENDLAN comes from the coding sequence ATGGATATCGAACTTTTAAAAACAATTGTTGACTACGGAATCATCGGTCTTTTAGGTCTTATGAGTTTTATAGCTTTATGGTTTTGGATCGAGCGTATAATGTTTTATAAAAAAGTAGATGTTTCAAAATATAATACCAAAGAAGCTCTGGAGATTGATGTTACAAACAATATTAACATCATCTCTACCTTTGGATCAAATGCTCCATACATAGGTTTACTTGGAACCGTATTTGGGATTATCATAACGTTTTATGCCATGGGACAAAGCGGTGACTTGGATGCTAAAATGATAATGACATCACTTGCACTTGCTCTTAAAGCAACTGCTATGGGACTTTTGGTTGCCATACCTTCAATTATATTTTACAACCACCTAAGCAGAAAAATAGAAGTTATACTTGCAAAATATGATATCCATCAAAAGGAAAACGATCTTGCAAATTAA
- the zupT gene encoding zinc transporter ZupT: MENLAPEVFFPALLLTILAGLSTGIGAMLAFFSRTSNYNFLSIGMGFSAGVMIYISFMEILIKSQDAFKPIYGEIIGESLALATFFAGIGLAAFIDRVIPEDVNPHELKSQNELSELKPSSSEDVSTKALKRTGIFTAIAIGIHNFPEGFATFVSALDGLALGIPIALAIAIHNIPEGMAVSLPIYHATGDKKKAFYYAFGSGIAEPIGALIGFFILLPLMGDMTLGITFGMVAGIMIYISFDELLPAARIYGNAHTTILGIVLGMGVMAFSLIFFKVIL, translated from the coding sequence ATGGAAAATTTAGCACCTGAAGTTTTTTTCCCTGCTTTATTACTCACTATACTAGCAGGTCTTTCAACAGGTATAGGTGCTATGCTTGCTTTTTTTTCCAGAACAAGTAATTATAACTTTTTATCGATTGGAATGGGTTTTTCAGCCGGTGTAATGATATATATCTCATTCATGGAGATATTAATAAAATCACAAGATGCATTTAAACCAATTTACGGTGAAATAATTGGTGAGAGTTTAGCTCTTGCTACATTTTTCGCAGGAATAGGATTAGCTGCTTTTATAGATAGAGTGATCCCAGAAGATGTAAATCCGCATGAGTTAAAATCACAAAATGAGCTTAGTGAACTAAAGCCTAGCAGTTCAGAAGATGTAAGTACAAAGGCACTTAAAAGAACTGGTATATTTACCGCTATTGCAATAGGTATTCATAATTTTCCAGAAGGGTTTGCAACATTTGTTTCAGCTTTAGACGGGTTAGCACTTGGTATACCTATAGCCCTTGCAATAGCAATTCATAACATCCCTGAGGGGATGGCGGTAAGTCTTCCAATCTATCATGCAACGGGAGATAAAAAAAAGGCATTTTACTATGCTTTTGGAAGTGGAATAGCAGAACCTATAGGGGCATTGATAGGTTTTTTTATTTTACTACCCCTCATGGGTGATATGACACTTGGAATAACTTTTGGAATGGTTGCAGGGATTATGATCTATATTAGTTTTGATGAGTTGCTTCCTGCAGCAAGAATATACGGCAATGCTCATACAACAATATTAGGAATAGTGCTTGGTATGGGTGTTATGGCTTTTAGCCTAATCTTTTTTAAGGTGATTTTGTAA
- a CDS encoding ferritin-like domain-containing protein has translation MAKRGISILKGIEAEKVTELLNRAYCDEWLAYYQYFIESKVVKGLMKDAAIAELDQHAADELRHANMVADRMMQLGGTPVLHPNDWTKYSNCGYEAPEDPDVLSVLEQAIKGEQCAISVYSEIVDITRDKDIVTYDMASQILADEVEHEEDLQDLYDDIHEFIAEIKKNIH, from the coding sequence ATGGCAAAGCGTGGTATATCTATATTAAAAGGTATAGAAGCAGAGAAAGTAACAGAGCTTTTAAATAGAGCGTATTGTGATGAGTGGCTAGCTTATTATCAGTATTTTATAGAATCAAAAGTTGTAAAAGGTTTGATGAAAGATGCGGCAATAGCTGAGCTTGATCAACATGCAGCTGATGAGTTAAGACATGCGAATATGGTGGCTGATCGTATGATGCAACTTGGAGGAACTCCGGTACTTCATCCAAATGATTGGACAAAATACTCAAACTGCGGGTATGAAGCTCCAGAAGATCCGGATGTACTTTCTGTACTAGAACAGGCTATAAAAGGTGAGCAGTGTGCTATTAGCGTGTATTCGGAAATTGTTGATATTACGCGTGACAAAGATATTGTAACTTATGATATGGCATCTCAAATATTAGCTGATGAGGTAGAACATGAAGAGGATCTACAAGACCTTTATGATGATATCCATGAGTTTATTGCCGAGATAAAGAAAAACATTCATTAA
- a CDS encoding TonB family protein, which yields MNRYLSSFIITSFIYVSLIAGAVVFFSNDNTFSDKKMDKPNVISVNMISQPKTPKKPIKKKIVKEKKKVVKKKPIKKKVVKKVIKKETLPKKIEQKPVEEIIEKEIKEEIVEEEPIVQETTNTEVKQQVIATKKTEVNLDEIRAKQNIFFTKVRNKIDQNKTYPRSARRRGIEGDVEVSFSLCNDGNVKDIEFLSGKKVFKESIIKAIENSFPMEVDQSLFTFPKQFKISVKYILS from the coding sequence ATGAATAGATACCTCTCGTCATTTATCATTACAAGTTTTATTTATGTTAGCCTAATAGCAGGTGCTGTTGTATTCTTTTCAAACGACAATACATTCTCTGATAAAAAAATGGATAAACCAAATGTTATCAGTGTAAATATGATCTCTCAGCCGAAAACTCCAAAAAAACCGATCAAGAAAAAAATAGTTAAAGAAAAGAAAAAAGTTGTAAAGAAAAAACCTATTAAAAAGAAGGTTGTAAAAAAAGTTATAAAAAAAGAAACACTACCAAAAAAGATAGAACAAAAACCTGTAGAAGAGATTATAGAAAAAGAGATAAAAGAAGAAATAGTTGAAGAGGAACCTATAGTTCAAGAGACTACTAATACAGAAGTTAAACAGCAGGTTATTGCAACAAAAAAAACAGAAGTAAATCTTGATGAGATAAGAGCGAAACAAAATATTTTTTTTACAAAAGTAAGAAATAAAATTGATCAAAACAAAACATATCCAAGATCTGCAAGACGTAGAGGCATTGAGGGTGATGTAGAAGTAAGTTTTAGTTTATGCAATGATGGAAATGTAAAAGATATTGAGTTTTTATCAGGTAAAAAAGTATTTAAAGAATCAATTATAAAAGCGATAGAGAACAGTTTTCCTATGGAAGTAGATCAGTCACTTTTCACTTTTCCAAAACAGTTCAAAATATCTGTAAAATATATACTAAGCTAG
- a CDS encoding ExbD/TolR family protein, which yields MQIKKFDSINVVPFIDIMLVLLVIVLTTASFVAKGIIPVDLPDSKSASKQEDIKNLTITIKESGEVLFDKEKVLKKDISSRLESLKKTTPIHINCDKKAEFELFVEVLDILKLKEFKNLGIITQKEK from the coding sequence TTGCAAATTAAAAAGTTTGATTCTATCAATGTAGTGCCGTTTATTGATATTATGCTCGTACTGCTTGTGATAGTTCTCACAACAGCTTCTTTTGTTGCAAAAGGAATTATACCTGTTGATCTGCCTGATTCTAAAAGTGCTTCAAAACAGGAAGATATAAAAAATCTAACTATAACTATTAAAGAGAGTGGAGAAGTTTTATTCGACAAAGAAAAAGTCCTTAAAAAAGATATTTCATCTAGATTAGAATCACTTAAAAAAACTACTCCAATCCACATAAACTGCGATAAAAAAGCAGAATTTGAACTCTTTGTAGAGGTTTTAGACATTCTAAAACTCAAAGAGTTTAAAAATCTAGGAATAATTACTCAAAAGGAAAAATAG
- a CDS encoding efflux RND transporter permease subunit gives MIDRVLKFFIENYKVNYTLFILLFAAGIYSYTQIPKEISPTIEPNSVTISGSYTGASVDLLNRIAVSEIEAETKNLSGVAEISSGISPGRFAITLELEDGADKQEVTDSVKDVISLVRQNLPSDMDEPIVRGVAHSRSIMHVSIRSSKISRGELKTLAKDFKNKLFNIKNVSEVRIFGDSDLIYELIIDENKVHAYGLVLSDVTKVLSELSHIFPLGKIDNIKEQYYISTYNGKKLSSDLENTILNINDQQIMLKDIAAVNKKYEDASTLASMNGKNSITLAISQNPLGDAIEIADDIKELISKMKVDDAIFDIRRDQSIIIKDRLNIIISNIILGILLITILTAVLINIRIAFIIALGIPTSFIIGSIYFYFTGYSINVNSLIGVLIAIGIIVDDAIVVSENIQQYIEKGYKASEAAFLGAKEMAKPVTIASLTTLFSFIPLLMISGRLGDIIELIPIAFSALVIASLIESFIFLPIHATHTLNSNAKTLSWEKVNNLYADALRACVKYQKSFLTVFIIIVPVLIFIAIKTSKFQMFPAFDATSVDITFKAKPTTTLEDSIKIVQTIEMDLLKNKDKFFIEHVSSTAGYRRSATGDAEMYPYVGYITVELQKQKPQNFLDKYITPYLSLYYNAEGRTREKSSQQISKEIREFLKEQNYKKTFTLSNLMVVEKKMGHAKADVRIGVVSEDYQKAIKAIKELEDGFAKIDGIKYFGDNVKLGIDEIKLKINSYGEALGITEKYVGNYISELFLSKKIGTIFDENELVDIKIKSTNYDKDLESFKALQIPLRDGTLVRLKDICDFKTIQSLEQLVKDDGETSFYVFANVNAKVITANEVIEKITPIINKLKKEGIDLKFKGEREKTQTLKTEMVLASVLAIALIFISILYLFNSLRETLIVMSVIPFSLLGIFIGHYIMGLNISLPSLIGALGLAGVIVNDGIIMMATLNSASSKDNIYTLAAKRFRPIILTSITTIIGLSSLIFFATAQAVSFQPLAVTLGYGLLWGTILNLFYLPTMYNFTKSFKHE, from the coding sequence ATGATAGACAGGGTATTAAAATTTTTTATTGAAAATTATAAAGTAAACTATACCCTCTTTATCCTGCTTTTTGCAGCAGGTATCTACTCCTATACACAAATTCCAAAAGAGATATCACCTACAATTGAGCCAAATTCGGTAACGATCAGCGGATCATACACTGGAGCTTCCGTAGATCTATTAAATAGAATTGCTGTAAGTGAGATAGAAGCAGAGACTAAAAACCTCAGCGGTGTAGCAGAGATATCATCAGGTATATCTCCAGGTCGTTTTGCCATAACTTTAGAGCTTGAAGACGGAGCCGACAAACAAGAGGTTACAGATTCCGTAAAAGACGTTATATCGCTTGTAAGACAGAACCTTCCATCAGACATGGATGAACCTATTGTTAGGGGTGTTGCACACTCTAGAAGTATTATGCATGTCTCTATCCGCTCATCAAAAATATCAAGAGGCGAGTTAAAAACACTTGCAAAAGATTTTAAAAACAAACTTTTTAACATTAAAAATGTATCTGAGGTCAGAATCTTTGGTGATTCTGATCTTATTTATGAACTTATCATAGATGAGAACAAAGTACACGCATATGGTCTTGTACTAAGTGATGTAACCAAAGTATTATCTGAACTATCACATATATTTCCACTTGGCAAAATAGACAATATAAAAGAGCAATACTACATATCTACATATAATGGTAAAAAACTATCAAGTGATCTGGAAAACACCATACTAAATATAAACGATCAGCAGATCATGCTAAAAGATATAGCTGCGGTAAATAAAAAATATGAAGATGCATCGACTTTAGCTAGTATGAACGGTAAAAATTCTATTACTTTAGCTATATCTCAAAACCCTCTAGGCGATGCCATAGAGATAGCTGATGATATAAAAGAGTTGATATCAAAAATGAAAGTAGATGATGCTATATTTGACATAAGACGTGATCAGTCAATCATAATAAAAGACAGATTAAATATTATTATCTCAAACATCATACTCGGTATTTTACTAATTACAATTTTAACGGCAGTTTTAATAAATATCCGTATAGCTTTTATCATAGCTTTGGGGATACCTACATCTTTCATTATAGGCTCCATATATTTTTACTTTACAGGTTACAGTATAAATGTGAACTCACTTATAGGTGTGCTTATAGCAATAGGTATAATTGTTGATGATGCCATAGTTGTTAGTGAAAATATTCAACAGTATATTGAAAAAGGCTACAAAGCAAGTGAAGCTGCATTTCTTGGTGCAAAAGAGATGGCCAAACCTGTAACAATTGCATCTTTGACTACACTTTTTTCATTTATACCTCTACTTATGATCAGCGGAAGACTTGGAGATATTATTGAACTGATTCCAATCGCTTTTTCTGCCCTTGTAATTGCCTCTTTAATCGAGTCATTTATATTTTTACCGATCCATGCTACACATACACTAAATTCTAATGCCAAGACACTTTCTTGGGAGAAAGTAAACAACTTATATGCCGATGCACTAAGAGCTTGTGTAAAGTATCAGAAAAGTTTTTTAACTGTGTTTATAATTATTGTCCCTGTTTTAATATTCATAGCTATTAAAACTTCTAAATTTCAAATGTTTCCTGCATTTGATGCAACAAGTGTAGACATAACTTTCAAAGCAAAGCCTACTACTACTTTGGAGGACTCTATAAAAATAGTTCAGACTATTGAAATGGATCTTTTAAAAAACAAAGATAAATTTTTTATAGAGCATGTAAGTTCAACTGCAGGTTATAGAAGAAGTGCTACGGGTGATGCAGAGATGTACCCTTATGTTGGATACATAACCGTTGAACTACAAAAACAAAAGCCTCAAAATTTTCTAGATAAATATATAACTCCATATCTGAGTTTATACTATAACGCTGAGGGTAGAACCAGAGAAAAATCATCGCAGCAGATCTCAAAAGAGATCAGAGAGTTTTTAAAAGAGCAAAACTATAAAAAAACTTTTACACTTTCAAACTTGATGGTAGTAGAGAAAAAGATGGGTCATGCAAAAGCAGATGTACGCATAGGTGTAGTCAGTGAAGATTATCAAAAAGCTATTAAAGCCATTAAAGAGTTAGAAGACGGTTTTGCCAAAATAGACGGTATCAAATACTTTGGAGATAATGTAAAACTCGGAATTGATGAGATCAAACTAAAGATCAACTCTTATGGAGAAGCATTAGGTATTACTGAGAAATACGTAGGTAATTATATATCTGAGCTTTTCCTCTCAAAAAAAATCGGGACAATCTTTGATGAAAATGAGCTTGTAGATATAAAGATAAAATCGACAAACTACGACAAAGATCTGGAGAGTTTTAAAGCGCTGCAAATTCCGCTTAGAGACGGAACACTTGTAAGACTAAAAGATATATGTGATTTTAAAACGATTCAGTCCTTAGAACAACTTGTAAAAGATGATGGCGAAACAAGCTTTTATGTGTTTGCAAATGTCAATGCGAAAGTGATTACTGCAAACGAAGTCATAGAAAAAATAACACCGATCATAAACAAGTTAAAAAAAGAAGGAATTGATCTGAAGTTTAAAGGTGAGAGAGAAAAAACTCAAACACTAAAAACAGAGATGGTACTTGCATCAGTTTTAGCAATAGCACTTATTTTCATATCTATTCTTTATCTGTTTAATTCACTAAGAGAGACATTGATAGTAATGTCGGTTATACCGTTTTCACTGCTTGGTATTTTTATAGGTCACTATATAATGGGTTTAAATATATCTCTGCCGTCTTTAATTGGTGCTCTTGGACTTGCCGGAGTTATAGTAAATGATGGTATTATAATGATGGCTACACTAAATTCCGCAAGTTCTAAAGATAATATCTACACTCTTGCAGCAAAACGTTTTCGTCCAATTATTCTAACATCTATCACTACTATTATAGGTTTATCATCACTGATCTTTTTCGCAACTGCTCAAGCCGTTTCTTTTCAACCACTTGCCGTAACTTTGGGTTACGGTCTGTTATGGGGGACTATCTTAAACTTATTTTATCTACCGACAATGTATAATTTCACTAAAAGTTTTAAACATGAATAG